In Natrinema amylolyticum, the DNA window GCGATCTGACGGTCCGCCCAGATATCATACACTACCTCCTGGTTAGATAATAAATATTATCTCGCTGCTCTCGGGACATTCGCCCGATGCCCTCCCCCTCGATCCGTCGCGATGTCGGTCTCGCTCTCCTCGCGCTCGGGTTGCTCGCTGCGCCGCTGTGGGTGCTCCCGTTGCACTTGGACGATCCGACCTATCGGTACGAGCGAACGGCGGTGACGGCCGACAACGGCAGCATCGACTATGCCGACAGCGACATGGTATCGCACGAAACGCCGCTTCGCGACGAGATCGCCTGTACGGACGGGATACCCTGGGAGGTCCGACCGTGTGCGTTCGAGCGATCACTGCTCGAGAATCGGACCGTCCCGACGGACATCTACTACGGGAGTTCCGGTCGCGTACGGCCGCCGGTCTACGACCGATACCAGTACATCCTCCTCAACGGGACCGTCTACGAGACGATCTACATCGCGAACGAGTCGGCCCTACGGAGCGATGGCTACCGCATCGATCTGGCGCTCGAGCGGACGACGCTCGAGCAGGTGCTACAGGAGGTGAGTCGCCCCATGACGGCCGAGGAGGTGTCGCCGACCGTCGCCGAGGCCGCACGGAGCGGCGACGCCCGATCCCACCGCGAGGTCGAGAGTCCCGATACGCTGCTCCGACTCGAGGACGGGACGTTCCAGTACGTTACGTTGACCGAGGAGAGCGACCCGTCTCTGGCGGCACGCCGTCTCGATTTCCTGTTGACGTATCTCGCGCCGCTGCTCGGGCTTTCGCTGCTCGGGTATCTCTCTCGGCGCGTCGAGGTGACCTACGTCGGGGACGAGCGCCGCTAAGCCGATGTCAGAGACCCGACTCGTCCCGGAGAAAACCGGCAGCTGACGACGTTACTCGCGAAGCGCGTCTTCGCGTTCGGTCGCCTCGAGCGTCTCCGTCTCGAGATCCGTCGCGACGACGGCGGGCTTGTAGGCCCCGCCCTCGAAGAGGTCGTGGTCGCTGATCGAGGACTCGACGAAGCGGGTGAAGGCGCGTCGGTCGGCGGGCAGTTCGCCGTAGAGGACCTCCTCCTCGACGAGGTCGTAGACGGGGATGCGCGGCGTCAGGAGCGTGTTCTCGCCGACGACGCTGTTCTCGCCAACGACGAAGCCGCTGGTGACCCGGCAGCCAGCGCCGAGCGAGACGTTGTCCTCGACGATGACCGGCGCGTCCTCGACCGGCTCGAGCACGCCGCCGATGAGCGTGTTCGCGCCGAGCTTGACGTTGTCGCCGATCTGGGCGCACGAGCCCACCGTATCGCAGGAGTCGACGAGCGTGCCGTCGCCGACGCGAGCGCCGATGTTGACGAACGCGGGGCTCATCAGGATGCAGTCAGAGCCGATGTTCGCGCCGCGGCGGACGACCGTGCCGTCCGGCGTGTTGCGGCTCCCGCGGTCGCCGTACTCGCTCGAGTCCGCGAGCGGCAGGACGTCGTTGTACGTGGTGCCGCCGTGTTCGTACTGGCCGATCGAGCGGAGGCCGAAGTTGAGCAGGATGCCCTGCTTGACCCACTCGTTGGCCTCCCACTCGCCGCCGGACTTCTCGGCGGCGCGGACCTCGCCCGCCTCGAGCGCGTCGAGGAAGGCGTCGAGGGTCGCGTACGCGTCCTCGCCGGCGGTCTCGGCGCTGATATCGTCGGTCTGTTTGCGCTCCCACAGCTCGTCGATTTCGGTTTCGAGTGCGCTCATTCGCTGATCACGTCCGAAAAGTCGTACCACCCCGCCTTCTGTCCGGCGATCCAGACCGCCGCGTCGACCGCGCCCGCGGCGAAGACGCCGCGATCCTCGGCACGGTGCGTGAGCCGAACCTCCTCGTGATTGCCCGCGAGGAGGATCTCGTGTTCGCCGGTGATCTCCCCCGCGCGCAGCGCGTGAACGCCGATCTCGGCCTCTTCCCGGGGGGACTCGCCCTCGCGGCCGTGCGTGCGCTCGCCGAAGTCGCCGTTGGCTTCGATCTCCTCGAGCAGCCGGTTCGCGGTGCCGCTCGGCGCGTCGCGCTTGCCGTTGTGGTGGGTCTCGACGAGTTCCACGTCGTAGCCCTGCAGGTTCCGGACCGCCTCGCCGACGACGTTGACGAGCGCCTGAACGCCGCGCGCGAAGTTCGGCGCGTGGAGGACGGCGATGTCCTCGCTGGCCGCCTCGAGCGCCTCGTACTGGTCGTCGTCGAAGCCGGTCGTTCCGGTGACGAACGCGACGTCGGCGTCGACGCACGCCTCGACGTAGTCGACGGCCGACTCCGGCCCGGTGAAGTCGATCACGGCGGTCGGCTCGCGGTCGGCGACCAGCGAGTCGAACTCGGCTGCGGACTCGATCTCGACGCCGTCGACGGTCCCGCCGTCGGGATCGCGGTTGACGGCGAAGACGACCTCGCAGTCCTCGCGGGCCGTCGCCGCGGCG includes these proteins:
- a CDS encoding 2,3,4,5-tetrahydropyridine-2,6-dicarboxylate N-succinyltransferase, whose product is MSALETEIDELWERKQTDDISAETAGEDAYATLDAFLDALEAGEVRAAEKSGGEWEANEWVKQGILLNFGLRSIGQYEHGGTTYNDVLPLADSSEYGDRGSRNTPDGTVVRRGANIGSDCILMSPAFVNIGARVGDGTLVDSCDTVGSCAQIGDNVKLGANTLIGGVLEPVEDAPVIVEDNVSLGAGCRVTSGFVVGENSVVGENTLLTPRIPVYDLVEEEVLYGELPADRRAFTRFVESSISDHDLFEGGAYKPAVVATDLETETLEATEREDALRE
- the dapB gene encoding 4-hydroxy-tetrahydrodipicolinate reductase, translating into MTARIGVTGATGRMGREVIAAATAREDCEVVFAVNRDPDGGTVDGVEIESAAEFDSLVADREPTAVIDFTGPESAVDYVEACVDADVAFVTGTTGFDDDQYEALEAASEDIAVLHAPNFARGVQALVNVVGEAVRNLQGYDVELVETHHNGKRDAPSGTANRLLEEIEANGDFGERTHGREGESPREEAEIGVHALRAGEITGEHEILLAGNHEEVRLTHRAEDRGVFAAGAVDAAVWIAGQKAGWYDFSDVISE